In Zobellia roscoffensis, the following are encoded in one genomic region:
- a CDS encoding RDD family protein has product MEQFQIETAQNITINQHTAHLGDRMLAYLMDSFIILAYTILMVILLLSLDIEFGDMWALYMVASLPAFLYYVLLETFMDGQTVGKTVMKIRVVKLDGSKPGFSSYFVRWILRIIDVVLTTGGVAVLTILIRGNGQRVGDIAAGTTVISEKKHVSLKDTLLRDLPQDYKPQFSQVTIFKDREMQTIKEFYDAAKRNGNHNVIVSLSDQIKKVTSITTDMAPIDFVDRIIKDYSYYTQEL; this is encoded by the coding sequence ATGGAACAATTTCAAATAGAAACAGCCCAAAATATAACCATTAATCAGCATACGGCTCATCTTGGAGATCGTATGTTAGCTTATCTAATGGATAGTTTTATCATTTTAGCCTACACTATTCTAATGGTAATATTGTTACTTTCTTTAGACATAGAGTTTGGCGATATGTGGGCGCTTTATATGGTGGCGAGTTTACCTGCTTTTTTATACTATGTGCTTTTGGAAACCTTTATGGATGGGCAAACTGTAGGTAAAACTGTAATGAAAATACGCGTAGTGAAACTAGATGGCTCAAAACCTGGTTTTTCTAGCTATTTTGTACGGTGGATTTTACGAATCATAGATGTTGTTCTTACCACAGGTGGCGTAGCCGTGCTAACAATTTTGATTAGAGGTAACGGTCAAAGAGTGGGTGATATAGCTGCGGGAACGACCGTAATTAGCGAAAAAAAACATGTTTCTCTAAAAGATACGTTACTGCGTGATTTGCCACAAGATTATAAACCTCAATTTTCACAAGTAACTATTTTTAAGGATCGTGAAATGCAGACCATAAAAGAATTTTATGATGCTGCAAAACGCAATGGAAATCACAATGTAATTGTATCTTTGAGCGATCAAATTAAAAAAGTTACCAGTATAACTACGGATATGGCGCCTATTGATTTTGTAGATAGGATAATTAAGGATTATAGCTACTACACCCAAGAACTTTAA
- a CDS encoding RNA polymerase sigma factor, whose product MNNELEHQFVTELENNQNIVHKVCTLYTNDRDSHNDLFQEITIQLWKAYPKFRGESKFSTWMYRVALNTAITLYRKSKRRVQTQDYESVIFKIKADEYDVTQEEQLKLMYKAVKQLGDIDKALVFLYLEDKDYREISETLGITEVNARVKMNRIKTKLRTILNP is encoded by the coding sequence GTGAATAACGAACTGGAACATCAATTTGTGACGGAACTTGAGAACAATCAAAACATTGTTCACAAGGTCTGTACATTGTATACCAATGATAGAGATTCGCACAACGACCTGTTTCAAGAAATTACAATTCAGCTCTGGAAAGCGTACCCAAAATTTAGGGGCGAATCTAAGTTTAGCACGTGGATGTACCGAGTAGCACTGAATACAGCAATTACACTGTATAGAAAATCTAAGCGACGTGTTCAGACACAAGATTATGAGTCGGTAATTTTTAAAATAAAAGCCGACGAATATGATGTTACGCAAGAAGAGCAGTTAAAACTCATGTACAAGGCCGTAAAACAATTGGGCGATATAGATAAAGCCCTTGTGTTTTTATACCTAGAAGATAAAGATTACAGAGAAATTAGTGAAACACTGGGTATTACCGAAGTAAATGCACGTGTGAAGATGAACAGGATCAAAACAAAATTAAGAACCATATTGAATCCTTAA
- a CDS encoding stage II sporulation protein M, with product MREAAFVKQNKDKWATFENALTNKTALTPDKLSDLYIEITDHLSYAKTFYAGSNTEFYLNTLASQAHQKIYKTKREPKNRILEFWKTEFPTMFFHHQRELLIAFLVFFFFSLVGAFSSANEGTFVRSILGDGYVNMTLENIEKGDPMAVYKQMGEFNMFLGITINNIRVALMAFAYGILLGIGTLFVMMQNGIMLGSFQYFFYEKGLLWESVRTIWIHGTIEISVIIIAGCAGLVLANGILFPGTYTRLESFKRGVQNGLKIMLSTVPFFIIAGFLEGFVTRHTEMPDALAILIITGSLALILFYYVIYPNRLNKRPTP from the coding sequence ATGCGCGAAGCCGCCTTTGTAAAGCAAAATAAAGACAAATGGGCTACTTTTGAAAATGCCCTGACCAACAAAACGGCTTTGACCCCTGATAAATTGTCCGATCTCTATATTGAAATTACGGACCATTTAAGCTACGCCAAAACCTTTTACGCGGGCAGCAATACAGAGTTCTACCTAAATACCTTGGCCTCACAGGCACACCAAAAAATATACAAGACCAAACGGGAACCTAAAAACCGCATTCTAGAATTCTGGAAAACGGAATTTCCTACAATGTTCTTTCACCACCAACGCGAACTTTTAATTGCCTTTTTGGTCTTCTTCTTTTTTAGCTTAGTAGGTGCATTTTCATCTGCTAACGAAGGTACGTTTGTTCGTTCTATTTTAGGCGATGGCTATGTAAATATGACCTTAGAGAATATTGAAAAAGGAGACCCAATGGCTGTTTATAAGCAAATGGGAGAGTTTAATATGTTTTTGGGTATCACCATTAACAACATTAGGGTTGCATTAATGGCATTTGCCTACGGTATCTTATTAGGAATAGGAACGTTATTTGTAATGATGCAAAATGGAATTATGCTAGGCAGTTTCCAATATTTCTTCTACGAAAAAGGGTTACTTTGGGAATCCGTTCGTACCATTTGGATACACGGTACCATAGAAATATCGGTTATTATTATTGCCGGTTGCGCAGGACTTGTTCTTGCCAACGGCATTTTATTTCCTGGTACGTATACCCGACTTGAATCTTTTAAAAGAGGTGTTCAAAACGGACTAAAAATTATGCTGAGTACCGTTCCTTTTTTCATAATTGCCGGTTTTTTAGAAGGCTTTGTAACCCGCCATACTGAAATGCCAGATGCATTGGCTATTCTGATAATTACGGGTTCTTTGGCACTAATTCTATTTTACTACGTTATATATCCTAATCGACTAAACAAAAGACCTACACCATGA
- a CDS encoding glycoside hydrolase family 13 protein, translating into MSNSSERKWWKEGVVYQIYPRSFQDTTGNGVGDLQGIIKRLDYIQSLGVDIIWLNPVYTSPNDDNGYDISNYRDIMAEFGTMADIDELMAEMKKRNLRLVMDLVVNHSSDEHQWFIESRKSRDNPYRDYYHWWPAEKGTPPKRFSYFDIDSNAWKYDKPTDAYYLHYYSGKQPDLKWENPKVRQEVYDLMTFWFDKGIDGFRMDVISSISKDIDYPELPVRYNGDFITYYAEGPNLHDYLREMNRKVLSKYDVMTVGEAPGVSKDQALNFVDEDRNELNMFFHFDLMGLDREPGETFKMSQEPWKLTEFKKIFSDWDDTFSQKGWGSLYLNNHDFPRSVSRWGNDSKAHWKNSATLLQTFLLSMRGTPYFLYGEEIGMTNIKFDSITDYQDINTLTRYKSIKKAGGDLEAFINDEKKAGRDNARTPMQWNTDINSGFSEEKSWLKVNENFKEGINVAQQEAETDSVLNYFRKMVQVRKDSLGLVYGSYRLLLKDNEKVYAYLRTWEEERFLVLLNFSTELSLVDLDEVQFNQAQLVISNDTAESHKTDHSFELNPYQAVIYKVF; encoded by the coding sequence ATGAGCAATAGTTCCGAGCGAAAATGGTGGAAAGAAGGTGTTGTCTACCAGATATATCCAAGAAGTTTTCAAGACACTACAGGCAATGGAGTGGGCGATTTACAAGGAATAATCAAAAGACTGGACTACATACAAAGTCTGGGGGTAGACATTATTTGGCTTAACCCTGTTTATACCTCTCCAAATGACGATAACGGATACGATATTTCTAACTACAGAGATATTATGGCAGAGTTTGGTACCATGGCAGATATAGATGAGCTTATGGCAGAAATGAAGAAAAGGAACCTTCGTTTGGTAATGGACCTTGTGGTAAACCATAGTAGTGATGAACACCAATGGTTTATAGAATCTAGAAAATCTAGAGACAATCCTTATAGAGATTATTACCACTGGTGGCCCGCGGAAAAAGGTACACCTCCAAAACGTTTTAGCTATTTTGATATAGACAGTAATGCATGGAAATATGATAAGCCTACAGATGCCTACTATTTGCACTACTACTCTGGCAAGCAACCCGATCTAAAATGGGAAAACCCTAAAGTGCGCCAGGAGGTATATGACCTTATGACCTTTTGGTTCGATAAGGGTATAGACGGATTCCGTATGGACGTTATTTCTTCCATATCCAAAGACATTGACTATCCTGAGCTTCCCGTGAGGTATAATGGGGATTTCATCACCTATTACGCAGAAGGCCCGAATTTGCATGATTATTTACGAGAAATGAATCGAAAAGTTCTGAGTAAATATGATGTAATGACTGTTGGCGAAGCTCCCGGTGTTAGTAAAGACCAGGCTTTGAATTTTGTTGATGAAGACCGAAACGAACTAAATATGTTCTTTCATTTTGACCTTATGGGATTGGACAGAGAGCCTGGCGAAACTTTCAAAATGAGCCAGGAACCATGGAAACTGACGGAATTCAAAAAAATATTCTCTGACTGGGATGATACTTTTTCCCAAAAAGGGTGGGGAAGCCTGTATCTAAACAATCACGATTTTCCACGAAGTGTAAGCCGCTGGGGTAATGACTCTAAGGCCCATTGGAAAAACTCGGCAACTTTATTGCAGACCTTTTTACTTTCTATGCGGGGCACCCCATATTTTCTCTATGGTGAAGAAATAGGTATGACCAATATAAAGTTTGATAGTATTACAGATTACCAAGATATCAATACCCTAACACGTTATAAAAGCATCAAAAAAGCAGGTGGCGATTTAGAAGCTTTTATAAATGATGAAAAAAAAGCCGGAAGGGACAATGCCAGAACTCCAATGCAATGGAACACGGATATTAATTCAGGCTTTTCAGAAGAAAAATCATGGCTTAAAGTAAACGAAAATTTTAAGGAAGGAATTAACGTTGCCCAACAAGAAGCGGAAACGGATTCCGTTCTCAACTACTTTAGAAAAATGGTACAAGTACGTAAAGACTCTCTTGGACTCGTATATGGTTCATATCGTCTACTATTAAAGGACAACGAGAAGGTTTACGCCTATTTACGTACATGGGAAGAAGAGCGCTTTTTAGTGCTGTTAAACTTCTCCACGGAATTAAGTTTAGTAGACCTAGATGAAGTGCAGTTTAACCAAGCACAACTAGTTATTTCAAACGATACTGCTGAAAGTCACAAAACAGACCACAGTTTTGAACTTAACCCGTATCAAGCGGTAATTTATAAAGTCTTCTGA
- a CDS encoding peptidylprolyl isomerase, which translates to MTIRNSFIVTILPLIFLAACGESPKEKQKSIVQEEVKKDSVQIDSSEIKKEEKEKFVLTEENAIDFFFEYQKDLKADKVKITTRFGSFTVQLFDNVPYHKANFIYLTRKGYFNETQFHRVVKNFIIQGGNSDDRKTGRKRSEIGRYLLPPDTRKGHKHHRGVISMPSSEIDNPHMLASPYEFFIVVTKPGSYHLDGEFTPFGKVIEGMDVVDKINSVKIGEGDWPSQNIYIQKAEVIE; encoded by the coding sequence ATGACAATCAGAAATTCTTTTATAGTAACAATATTACCACTTATTTTTCTTGCTGCTTGCGGCGAAAGTCCTAAAGAAAAGCAAAAATCTATTGTACAAGAGGAAGTCAAAAAGGATTCTGTTCAGATAGATTCTTCTGAAATAAAAAAAGAAGAAAAAGAAAAATTTGTACTGACCGAAGAAAATGCCATCGACTTTTTCTTTGAATATCAAAAAGACTTAAAAGCAGATAAAGTAAAGATTACCACACGATTTGGGAGTTTTACGGTTCAGCTTTTTGACAACGTACCTTACCACAAAGCCAATTTTATCTATTTAACCCGAAAAGGCTATTTTAATGAGACCCAGTTTCACCGTGTGGTAAAGAATTTCATAATTCAGGGCGGTAATTCAGATGACAGAAAAACAGGTAGGAAACGAAGTGAAATAGGCCGTTACCTATTACCTCCTGACACACGTAAAGGTCACAAACATCACAGAGGCGTTATATCAATGCCCAGTAGTGAAATTGATAATCCGCATATGCTGGCATCACCATATGAGTTTTTTATTGTAGTGACCAAACCAGGATCTTATCATCTAGATGGTGAGTTTACACCTTTTGGAAAGGTAATAGAAGGTATGGACGTAGTAGATAAAATAAACAGTGTAAAAATAGGTGAAGGCGATTGGCCATCGCAGAACATCTACATTCAAAAAGCAGAAGTCATTGAATAA
- a CDS encoding lysophospholipid acyltransferase family protein: protein MSIFKENPFGHILFLKKWLIRLIGIVTHSRYKRFNSLEIEGSDIIRSLPERKVLFVSNHQTYFADVVAMFHVFNASLKGRDNNIKNVGYIWNPKLNMYYVAAAETMKKSLLTKIFAYAGSVSVERTWRAEGKDVNRQVKMSDISSIGKAVNDGWVITFPQGTTTPWKPLRKGTAHIIKKYKPVVVPVVIDGFRRSFDKKGLRIKKKGILQSIVIKEPLDIDYENESFESIIEKLEYAIEQHPSFLKVISKKDLLAYEEENELRRYRNRHKI from the coding sequence ATGAGTATATTTAAGGAAAATCCGTTCGGACATATCTTGTTTCTAAAAAAGTGGCTTATCCGCCTTATTGGGATAGTTACACATTCTAGGTACAAGCGCTTTAATAGTCTAGAAATAGAAGGGTCAGACATTATCCGGTCACTACCGGAGAGGAAAGTACTTTTTGTTAGTAATCACCAAACTTATTTTGCAGATGTGGTTGCTATGTTTCATGTGTTCAATGCAAGTCTAAAAGGGCGTGACAATAACATTAAGAATGTAGGTTATATATGGAATCCTAAGTTGAACATGTATTATGTTGCTGCTGCAGAGACTATGAAAAAGAGTCTCTTGACCAAAATATTTGCTTACGCAGGCTCTGTAAGTGTAGAACGAACTTGGCGTGCAGAAGGAAAAGATGTCAACCGGCAAGTAAAAATGAGTGATATTTCTAGTATTGGAAAAGCTGTTAATGATGGTTGGGTAATTACTTTTCCCCAAGGAACTACTACACCGTGGAAACCACTAAGAAAGGGTACTGCACATATTATTAAAAAATATAAACCTGTTGTAGTTCCCGTAGTTATTGATGGTTTTAGACGTTCGTTTGATAAAAAAGGACTCCGTATCAAGAAAAAAGGTATTCTTCAATCTATCGTAATTAAAGAACCTTTGGATATAGATTATGAGAATGAATCTTTTGAGTCTATTATTGAAAAACTTGAATACGCTATTGAACAGCACCCATCTTTCTTAAAGGTAATTTCTAAAAAAGACTTATTGGCTTACGAAGAGGAAAACGAACTTCGTAGGTACCGCAATAGACATAAAATCTAG
- a CDS encoding NAD(P)/FAD-dependent oxidoreductase has translation MSDTDALNLPKSSLPRIVIVGGGFGGVALAKKLSKKEVQVVLLDKNNYHTFQPLLYQVSTGGLEPDSIAYPIRKILQDYNNFFFRLAEVQNVEPQSKTVTTNIGKLGYDYLVIAAGSTTNFFGNTEIEANGMAMKSIPQSLNLRSLILENFEQALLTDDLHERDALMNFVIVGGGPTGVELAGALAEIKKGILPKDYPDLDTRRAQINLIQSGDQILKGMSDNASKKAEDFLESLGVNIWKNTRVVSYDGKTASTKTELVFEAATLVWAAGVKGVPIGGLDAEEFLVPGNRLKVNEFNQVLGQDAIFAIGDIACIQTEDTPRGHPMMAQPAIQQGRNLGDNLLRLVRKETMKPFVYKDKGTMATVGRNKAVVDLKNYRFQGVFAWFVWMFVHLFFLIGFRNRVVVFVNWVYNYVRFDREARLIIRPYQRDYSLFKDNQKTL, from the coding sequence ATGTCAGATACAGATGCACTTAACTTACCAAAATCTAGCTTACCAAGAATTGTAATTGTTGGAGGTGGTTTTGGAGGGGTAGCTTTAGCGAAAAAATTGAGTAAAAAAGAAGTGCAAGTAGTACTTCTGGATAAGAACAATTACCATACGTTTCAGCCACTATTGTATCAGGTTTCTACAGGTGGCCTTGAGCCAGATTCTATAGCATACCCTATTAGAAAGATATTACAGGATTACAACAATTTTTTCTTTCGTTTGGCAGAAGTACAAAATGTAGAACCTCAATCAAAAACAGTTACCACCAATATTGGTAAATTAGGGTATGATTATTTGGTAATTGCAGCAGGTTCTACAACCAACTTTTTTGGTAATACAGAGATAGAGGCCAATGGTATGGCCATGAAAAGTATACCGCAATCCTTGAACCTTAGAAGTCTTATTCTTGAAAATTTTGAACAAGCTCTGTTAACGGATGACCTTCATGAGCGTGATGCCCTAATGAACTTTGTTATTGTTGGTGGAGGACCTACTGGTGTGGAGTTGGCAGGTGCTTTAGCGGAAATTAAAAAAGGGATACTTCCCAAGGATTATCCAGATTTAGATACGCGCAGGGCACAAATTAATTTAATTCAGTCTGGTGATCAGATTTTAAAGGGAATGAGTGATAATGCGTCTAAAAAAGCCGAAGATTTTCTAGAGAGTCTAGGTGTAAATATTTGGAAAAACACACGTGTTGTTAGCTATGATGGCAAAACGGCAAGCACCAAGACAGAGCTTGTCTTTGAGGCAGCAACCCTAGTCTGGGCCGCTGGTGTAAAAGGTGTGCCTATTGGTGGTTTGGATGCTGAAGAGTTTTTAGTTCCGGGTAACCGCCTTAAAGTAAATGAATTTAATCAAGTTTTGGGTCAAGATGCTATTTTTGCTATTGGTGATATTGCATGTATACAGACCGAAGATACGCCGCGTGGTCATCCAATGATGGCGCAACCTGCTATTCAGCAAGGGCGTAATTTAGGTGATAATTTGTTGCGATTGGTGCGTAAAGAAACCATGAAACCGTTTGTGTATAAGGACAAAGGAACTATGGCCACAGTAGGCAGAAATAAGGCCGTAGTAGATTTAAAAAATTATAGATTTCAAGGTGTTTTTGCCTGGTTTGTTTGGATGTTCGTTCATCTCTTCTTTTTAATAGGTTTCAGAAATAGAGTAGTGGTATTCGTAAATTGGGTGTATAATTACGTGCGTTTTGATAGGGAGGCACGATTGATCATACGTCCCTACCAACGCGATTATTCTTTATTTAAAGACAATCAGAAGACTTTATAA
- a CDS encoding DUF4129 domain-containing protein has protein sequence MRIVYDTVPLQVKTISEDELNKFYEDDAFQYEITEAERTWWDDFKSWLANIMLRLFEGIFGVDEASGILALVIRIFPYILLGILIYILIRFFLNINASSLKQTQNNTALVSLSEEEHIIKNENIHDLIKQALTKNDFRLAVRYSYLHVLKLMSEKELITWKPQKTNDDYLQEISKTNLQKPFTTITRLYDFTWYGDFHISEVEYQKARKAFLSIEKIINSNG, from the coding sequence TTGAGAATTGTATATGATACTGTGCCGCTTCAGGTGAAAACCATTAGCGAAGATGAACTGAACAAATTTTATGAAGATGATGCGTTTCAGTATGAAATTACAGAGGCCGAACGCACCTGGTGGGACGATTTTAAGAGTTGGCTCGCCAATATAATGCTCCGTCTTTTTGAAGGTATTTTTGGGGTTGATGAAGCTTCAGGTATTCTTGCTCTGGTGATTCGTATTTTTCCCTATATACTCTTGGGAATACTGATTTATATTCTCATTCGATTTTTTCTAAATATTAATGCCAGCTCGTTAAAACAAACTCAAAACAATACAGCTTTAGTTTCTTTATCCGAAGAAGAACATATTATTAAGAATGAAAATATTCATGACCTCATTAAACAAGCTCTTACCAAAAACGATTTTCGTTTAGCCGTACGTTATTCGTATTTGCATGTACTGAAATTAATGAGCGAGAAGGAATTGATTACTTGGAAACCGCAAAAAACCAATGACGATTATTTGCAAGAGATTTCAAAAACTAACCTCCAAAAACCATTTACAACAATCACTCGTTTATACGACTTTACTTGGTATGGCGATTTTCATATTTCTGAAGTAGAATATCAGAAAGCCAGGAAAGCTTTTTTATCCATAGAAAAAATAATTAACTCAAATGGATAA
- a CDS encoding trimeric intracellular cation channel family protein, whose product MFYFLIDILGTIAFAISGVLVAMDKKLDLFGIFIISFVTAVGGGTLRDMLIGNTPVLWMREPIYITVIAGAVVFSVIFARHLKHLRRTLFLFDTIGIGLFTMLGIEKGLTVDLLPVMCIALGTITACFGGVIRDMLCNEIPVIFRTKEVYATACILGGTSYFILILLPIDGAYAYIAAILIIIVTRLLAVKFNIALPNIYKKIDA is encoded by the coding sequence ATGTTTTATTTTTTAATTGATATTCTAGGTACGATAGCATTTGCTATTTCTGGGGTCTTGGTGGCAATGGACAAAAAATTGGACCTGTTCGGTATTTTTATTATTTCATTCGTTACAGCAGTGGGAGGTGGAACGCTGCGAGATATGCTTATAGGTAACACGCCCGTATTGTGGATGCGTGAGCCTATCTATATAACTGTAATTGCTGGTGCTGTTGTCTTTTCGGTGATTTTTGCAAGACATTTAAAACATTTAAGGAGAACGTTGTTTTTGTTTGATACCATTGGTATTGGCCTTTTTACCATGTTGGGAATAGAAAAAGGATTGACGGTAGATCTATTACCGGTAATGTGTATTGCCTTGGGAACTATTACGGCTTGTTTTGGAGGTGTTATAAGGGATATGTTATGTAATGAGATTCCGGTAATATTCAGAACAAAGGAAGTTTACGCTACGGCATGTATTTTGGGCGGAACAAGTTATTTTATATTGATACTATTGCCCATAGACGGTGCTTACGCTTATATAGCGGCCATCTTAATCATTATTGTAACCCGTTTGTTGGCTGTGAAATTTAATATAGCTTTACCCAATATTTACAAGAAAATAGACGCTTAA
- a CDS encoding DUF4350 domain-containing protein yields the protein MDKKGLQYIIIAVATVALLMAMQYNSPKEINWTNSYVAKHKIPYGTFVLNDVMDYLFENKTQQVHIPPFEFLKANEDASGTYFFVNNNVNFGESELHSLLDWVDKGNTLFIASENYEEQLLDTLKLNTATLFSGLKNIRSHKHRLVNPQLASKDGYFFNKEDYVTYFQEFKTDAMTILGTVTNINKTNTEIEKEQVNNVVKTSFGKGEIILSTFPKAFTNYFILKDNNKQYTAGLLSYLDDSQTIYMDNHHKSGKAVYTSPMYVFLNTKEFKWAYYLALIGVVIYVFFEGKRKQRAIPIITPLKNQTLAFTRTIADMYFEKGERKQITEHKIAHFLEYIRSRFYLNTLKKDDEFFGNLALRSNHSKEEVKTLFSLIEQLEAKDILTDTELQKLNTAIEKFKKKSHGK from the coding sequence ATGGATAAAAAGGGACTCCAATATATAATCATAGCCGTCGCTACCGTTGCGTTATTAATGGCGATGCAATACAACAGTCCTAAAGAAATAAACTGGACCAACTCCTATGTAGCCAAACACAAAATTCCTTACGGCACTTTTGTACTGAACGACGTAATGGATTATCTTTTTGAGAATAAAACACAACAAGTACATATACCTCCATTTGAATTTCTCAAAGCAAACGAAGATGCTTCTGGCACTTATTTTTTTGTAAATAACAACGTGAATTTTGGCGAATCAGAATTACATTCTCTTTTAGATTGGGTAGATAAAGGAAATACACTCTTCATTGCTTCTGAAAATTACGAAGAGCAACTTTTAGACACCCTTAAGCTAAATACTGCCACTCTTTTTAGCGGACTGAAAAATATACGTTCGCACAAACACAGATTGGTCAACCCGCAATTAGCATCTAAAGATGGTTACTTTTTTAACAAGGAAGACTATGTCACCTACTTCCAAGAGTTTAAAACGGATGCTATGACCATCTTGGGAACGGTAACCAATATAAATAAGACCAATACGGAAATAGAAAAAGAGCAAGTTAACAACGTAGTCAAAACTTCATTCGGCAAAGGAGAAATCATTTTAAGTACTTTTCCGAAAGCCTTTACCAACTATTTTATTTTAAAGGACAACAACAAACAGTACACGGCAGGCCTCCTATCTTATCTGGATGACTCTCAGACGATTTACATGGACAACCATCATAAAAGCGGCAAAGCTGTTTATACCTCGCCTATGTACGTCTTTTTAAATACAAAAGAATTTAAATGGGCGTACTATTTAGCTCTGATAGGGGTAGTGATTTACGTGTTTTTTGAAGGAAAACGGAAGCAGCGTGCCATACCTATCATAACTCCGCTTAAAAATCAAACACTGGCGTTTACCCGTACTATAGCTGACATGTATTTTGAAAAAGGTGAACGCAAGCAAATTACTGAACATAAGATTGCCCACTTTCTAGAATACATACGTTCACGATTTTATTTAAATACATTAAAAAAAGATGATGAGTTCTTCGGAAACCTTGCTTTACGAAGTAACCATAGCAAAGAAGAAGTTAAAACACTTTTTTCGTTAATAGAACAACTGGAAGCAAAAGATATTTTGACCGATACGGAGCTACAAAAGCTCAATACGGCAATAGAAAAATTTAAAAAGAAATCACATGGAAAATAA
- a CDS encoding NUDIX hydrolase: MNFDDFSIRIPKIKNLPLPGEASHLKMAPQFRLEELKMAREKPQITKKAAVMALFYPDEANLTRLLLILRKSHPKDVHSNQIGFPGGQVEVDDTNMMATALRETYEEVGVKPKEIEVVKSLTEIYIPPSNFNVYPFMGLYTNPQPFLLQETEVEELVEVPLVDFMDDGNIFIEEMTTSYASNVPVPAFKLNGYTVWGATGMMLSEIKTLLRQVL; the protein is encoded by the coding sequence ATGAATTTTGATGATTTCTCTATTCGAATCCCAAAAATAAAGAATCTGCCGTTACCGGGAGAGGCTTCACATTTAAAAATGGCACCTCAGTTTAGGTTAGAAGAGCTCAAAATGGCTCGTGAAAAACCTCAAATTACGAAGAAGGCCGCAGTTATGGCACTTTTTTATCCGGATGAGGCAAATTTAACTCGGCTTTTACTCATTTTACGAAAGAGCCATCCTAAAGACGTTCACTCCAATCAAATAGGTTTCCCAGGAGGACAGGTGGAGGTTGATGATACCAATATGATGGCCACTGCGCTACGGGAGACTTACGAAGAAGTTGGGGTAAAACCCAAGGAAATAGAAGTTGTAAAATCACTAACTGAAATTTACATTCCTCCTAGTAATTTTAATGTGTATCCTTTTATGGGACTTTATACCAATCCGCAACCTTTTTTACTGCAAGAAACTGAAGTAGAGGAATTGGTAGAGGTTCCATTAGTAGATTTTATGGATGATGGCAACATTTTTATAGAAGAAATGACTACTTCCTACGCATCAAATGTTCCCGTACCTGCCTTTAAATTAAATGGTTATACGGTTTGGGGAGCTACAGGAATGATGCTAAGTGAAATCAAGACCTTGTTACGACAGGTTTTATAG